In a genomic window of Vigna angularis cultivar LongXiaoDou No.4 chromosome 6, ASM1680809v1, whole genome shotgun sequence:
- the LOC108341345 gene encoding cation/H(+) antiporter 4: MAEENNFEVALMLARKELTSIGAFSILRNNSFFGTIPEGFVELKELEVLDLGYNNFSGHLPTDLGRNISLAILLLDNNEFLVGFSPEINKLRLLSECQVGVNQLTNATKMPASKNSYFFNRSDLVQVLACAKKMDANQTLFSSVMLLHEVPSLGFEVYNVCVNHPMKIISDGIWTQHGSALPTQYSYTMLELQILIIFVTGFLMGPSVPTGPLEKYKKMLFPFGSPDILSTLSSLGYSFYLFLNSVQMDLSLITKTGRKAWVIGLCCYGIPIVVGCGSMGLSNSTWKRILGEDISALPVVFISHSSCSFAVISWLLNDLRILNSELGRLALSAAFVNDVAGGLWAGIGAAYFGRQNMSMSIRIRNVTAFLAYAIFILLIGRPAMRWIVKRTPEGRSVNKGYIYAIIVVFLGLGYFAKFFGEPFLVGAVIFGLAVPEGPPLGSALVTQLELFSKWFLCSIFVTCVTMKVDLTKCNSLSFVIVISGVIIMVHLVRWLLCMGICRYCKIPFKDGFCLALILSCKGVVDICSYLLVYDAMVQKRTVVDVMIVSVLVLGTASRFGVKALYDPSRKYAGYQHRNIMSLKHSELRIVACIHKPWHSVHIKNVLEFCSPAPDNTLVAEILHLMELVGRSNPIFIAHKLQQSAGSSSYNYSGELIVAFDLFERDYLGAVTANTYTAISPVMFMNEDVCNLALDKNAALIVLPFHVKWGGDGSVESEDSNIRALNARILERAPCSVGILVNRGPSFNSRRIRAAMVFLGGPDDREALCLAKRFVKDVDNSLVVFRLLAHDKDTSNWDHMIDDEAMREISGVHVNLENVRYEEITIGDASQTTFLIKDIANKFDFIVVGRRYGVRSSQTYGLEHWTEYSELGVIGDLLASHDTDTTASVLVVQQQPSHEDHR, encoded by the exons ATGGCCGAAGAGAACAACTTTGAAGTGGCGCTCATGCTTGCAAGAAAGGAACTTACTAGCATAGGAGCGTTCAg TATTTTACGGAACAACTCTTTCTTTGGGACCATCCCTGAAGGATTTGTGGAGTTAAAAGAATTGGAGGTTTTGGATTTGGGATACAACAACTTCAGTGGACATCTACCTACTGATCTTGGGAGAAATATCTCACTAGCAATCCT CTTGTTGGATAATAATGAATTTCTTGTTGGTTTCTCTCCGGAAATTAATAAACTGAGGCTGCTTTCTGAGTGCCAAGTGGGTGTAAATCAGCTAACTAATGCTACTAAAATGCCAGCGT CAAAGAACTCATATTTCTTCAATCGTTCTGACCTTGTTCAAGTCCTTGCATGTGCCAAGAAGATGGATGCGAATCAGACACTCTTCTCTTCAGTGATGTTATTGCACGAAGTGCCATCGTTGGGATTTGAGGTCTACAATGTGTGCGTGAATCATCCAATGAAGATAATATCCGATGGCATATGGACACAACATGGAAGTGCATTACCTACACAGTATTCATACACCATGCTTGAGCTTCAAATACTTATCATCTTCGTG ACAGGGTTTCTGATGGGGCCATCAGTTCCGACAGGACCATTGGAAAAGTACAAGAAGATGCTGTTCCCGTTCGGGAGTCCAGACATCCTAAGCACACTATCATCGTTAGGGTACTCCTTCTACCTGTTCCTGAACTCAGTGCAGATGGACCTAAGCTTGATCACGAAAACAGGGAGAAAGGCTTGGGTGATAGGGCTTTGCTGCTATGGCATTCCCATAGTGGTGGGGTGTGGGAGCATGGGGTTGTCGAATTCCACGTGGAAGAGGATCCTGGGAGAGGACATTTCTGCTTTGCCTGTGGTCTTCATATCTCACAGTAGTTGCTCCTTCGCTGTCATTTCATGGTTGCTCAATGACCTCAGAATCCTCAACTCCGAACTCGGACGCCTCGCACTCTCCGCAGCTTTTGTTAACGATGTTGCAG GTGGACTCTGGGCAGGGATTGGTGCTGCATATTTCGGGAGACAGAACATGAGCATGTCTATCCGTATTAGAAACGTTACGGCATTTCTTGCTTACGCAATCTTCATTCTTCTTATTGGTCGTCCTGCGATGAGGTGGATCGTGAAGAGGACCCCAGAAGGTAGATCGGTTAACAAGGGATACATCTACGCCATCATAGTAGTGTTCTTGGGATTGGGCTACTTTGCCAAGTTTTTCGGTGAACCCTTCTTAGTAGGAGCTGTTATTTTTGGACTTGCAGTCCCTGAGGGTCCTCCTCTGGGTTCTGCACTCGTTACCCAACTTGAGCTGTTCTCCAAGTGGTTCCTCTGCTCCATTTTTGTCACATGTGTCACCATGAAGGTGGATCTCACAAAATGTAACTCTCTCTCCTTCGTAATTGTCATTTCTGGTGTCATCATTATGGTGCACCTGGTTAGGTGGCTTTTGTGCATGGGAATTTGCCGATACTGCAAGATTCCCTTCAAGGATGGCTTTTGTCTTGCTCTCATTTTGAGCTGCAAAGGGGTTGTTGATATCTGCTCCTATCTCCTAGTCTACGATGCCATG GTACAAAAGAGAACAGTAGTAGATGTTATGATCGTCTCAGTGTTGGTCCTAGGTACGGCTTCGAGGTTTGGTGTGAAGGCATTGTATGACCCTTCAAGGAAATACGCAGGGTACCAGCATAGGAACATCATGAGCTTGAAACACAGTGAACTTCGGATAGTTGCATGCATCCACAAGCCATGGCACTCGGTTCACATCAAGAACGTGCTCGAATTTTGCTCCCCGGCACCAGATAACACACTGGTAGCAGAAATTTTGCACCTCATGGAGCTAGTTGGAAGGTCCAATCCCATTTTCATTGCACACAAACTTCAGCAAAGTGCAGGATCATCATCCTACAACTACTCTGGGGAACTCATTGTAGCCTTTGACCTTTTCGAACGTGACTATCTTGGTGCTGTCACTGCCAATACCTACACTGCCATATCCCCAGTGATGTTCATGAATGAAGATGTGTGCAACCTTGCTTTGGACAAAAATGCAGCCCTTATAGTCCTTCCATTCCACGTGAAATGGGGAGGGGATGGTTCAGTTGAATCAGAGGATAGCAACATAAGGGCGCTTAATGCCAGGATTTTAGAAAGGGCACCTTGCTCTGTTGGGATTCTTGTGAACCGTGGCCCTAGCTTCAACTCAAGAAGAATCAGAGCGGCCATGGTTTTCTTGGGAGGACCTGATGATAGAGAGGCCTTGTGCTTGGCTAAGAGGTTTGTCAAAGATGTTGATAATAGTTTGGTTGTGTTCAGGTTGTTGGCACACGACAAAGATACCTCCAATTGGGATCACATGATTGATGATGAAGCGATGAGGGAAATAAGTGGAGTTCATGTTAATCTAGAAAATGTTAGGTATGAAGAGATTACTATAGGAGATGCATCCCAGACAACGTTTCTCATCAAAGATATAGCCaacaaatttgattttattgtagTTGGTAGACGCTATGGGGTCAGATCTTCTCAGACCTATGGCTTGGAGCATTggactgaatattcagagttaGGGGTAATTGGTGATTTGCTTGCTTCACATGATACAGATACTACGGCTTCAGTTTTGGTTGTGCAACAACAACCATCTCATGAAGACCACAgataa